One part of the Entelurus aequoreus isolate RoL-2023_Sb linkage group LG05, RoL_Eaeq_v1.1, whole genome shotgun sequence genome encodes these proteins:
- the LOC133650676 gene encoding THAP domain-containing protein 6-like: MLSAILRQSIVKISASMPYHCPAYCCKNRQTAENKLRGITFHRFPTDLKSRKRWELALRREAFTASPSTRLCSQHFRKEDFDRTGQTVRIRDGVVPSVFNFPTHLQRPVATRTSLTSNKANTATSPSPSAYCSPPVAVAEPQNDLSLDHSYALPTCPAAMKARLGKALAKVESLEREKRNAKDRERRAKSALCGLLDDLRGNNLIDKELKKKARLVLSSPPAKTGPRIHQEEEGVCPPSTDTPLKPTVTRESLCT; the protein is encoded by the exons ATGCTGTCCGCCATTTTGCGGCAGTCAATCGTCAAGATATCAGCAAGCATGCCTTATCACTGCCCTGCTTATTGTTGTAAAAATCGACAAACTGCCGAAAACAAATTGCGTGGGATTACCTTTCACAG GTTTCCCACTGATCTCAAATCGAGGAAGCGGTGGGAATTAGCCCTGCGAAGAGAGGCGTTTACGGCCAGTCCGTCAACCAGACTCTGTAGTCAGCACTTCAGAAAGGAGGACTTCGACAGGACTGGTCAAACTGTTCGAATCAGGGATGGAGTTGTTCCATCTGTCTTCAACTTTCCAACACATCTACAAAGA CCAGTAGCAACCAGGACAAGCTTGACATCAAACAAGGCAAACACAGCAACATCTCCAAGCCCGTCAGCTTATTGTTCTCCTCCTGTGGCAGTGGCAGAACCTCAGAATGACCTCAGTCTT GACCACTCTTATGCACTGCCCACATGTCCTGCTGCTATGAAAGCCAGACTCGGCAAAGCTTTGGCCAAGGTAGAAAGTCTGGAAAGAGAGAAAAGAAATGCTAAAGATCGAGAACGGAGGGCAAAGAGCGCACTTTGTGGTCTTCTGGACGATCTGAGAGGGAACAACCTAATAGATAAAGAGCTTAAAAAGAAAGCTAGACTCGTACTCAG TTCACCTCCTGCCAAAACAGGACCAAGAATTCACCAAGAAGAAGAGGGAGTTTGCCCTCCCTCCACCGACACGCCCCTAAAGCCTACTGTTACCCGCGAGAGTCTCTGCACTTAA